A window from Pseudobutyrivibrio ruminis HUN009 encodes these proteins:
- a CDS encoding methyl-accepting chemotaxis protein encodes MDKKSKSASLRIMLIGLVVVSLACVGTAATIVGCANLRRGMEYEVETGVMATCTSYAQVLDYTYDGVEVDESSTLEEEMSAETGYDYTFFLGDTRVRSSIPGVVGTKAGDAVIATVLNGNQSYQAQNVMIDNEPYYVAYQPLVDDSGNVYGMAFVGLKKIEITHYISKRVAWTVTLALAIVILFTVIAILYTVKIIEAIDENVKAVRKMATGDLEIVLSDKVKNRNDELGEMSSALFDMAARIRSVIGNARISSDEVDESASYLSDTVKTITDTTESVSIAVGQVATGAENQAQSLQDAVESVNSINDAVETITANAMEMQSLADSMQENSKASQDKLTELRMTTRESITAIDGIVELIGNTNTAVTTISEAVSIIDAIAAQTNLLSLNASIEAARAGEAGKGFAVVADEIRQLADQSAEAAQNIQEAMKGLSSDSNKTMEEAGQVQETMTTQRHTIHRTIEQVDSLIEDINKSITLTKDIVSNVHKTEEASNLISDTISSLSSISEENAASSEETKASMTELADTMEALTTKAASLNKVAHTLEEEMAFFQ; translated from the coding sequence ATGGATAAAAAAAGCAAAAGTGCGTCGTTGAGAATCATGCTTATTGGCTTGGTTGTAGTATCACTTGCTTGTGTTGGTACAGCAGCTACTATTGTAGGATGTGCTAACCTAAGACGTGGTATGGAATACGAGGTCGAGACTGGCGTAATGGCTACTTGTACTTCATATGCTCAGGTTCTTGACTACACCTATGATGGTGTTGAAGTTGATGAATCTTCTACATTGGAAGAAGAAATGTCTGCTGAAACAGGGTATGATTATACTTTCTTCCTTGGAGACACTCGAGTACGTTCAAGTATTCCTGGCGTTGTAGGAACAAAAGCTGGAGACGCTGTTATTGCTACAGTATTAAACGGAAATCAGAGCTATCAGGCTCAGAATGTAATGATAGATAATGAACCATATTATGTTGCATATCAACCATTAGTTGATGATTCAGGTAATGTATATGGTATGGCTTTTGTTGGTTTAAAGAAAATAGAAATTACTCATTATATTAGTAAGAGAGTAGCGTGGACTGTTACCTTAGCACTTGCAATTGTTATTTTATTTACTGTAATTGCTATTTTATACACTGTTAAAATCATAGAAGCTATTGATGAAAATGTTAAGGCTGTTCGTAAGATGGCAACTGGTGATTTGGAGATTGTTCTTAGCGATAAGGTTAAAAATAGAAATGATGAATTAGGTGAAATGTCATCGGCATTGTTTGATATGGCGGCAAGAATCAGATCTGTTATCGGAAACGCAAGAATATCTTCTGATGAAGTGGATGAATCTGCTAGCTATTTATCTGATACAGTAAAGACAATTACAGATACTACAGAAAGCGTTAGTATTGCAGTTGGTCAGGTCGCCACAGGTGCCGAAAATCAGGCCCAATCTTTGCAGGATGCAGTAGAATCAGTAAATAGCATTAATGATGCTGTTGAGACGATAACTGCCAATGCAATGGAAATGCAAAGCCTGGCAGATTCAATGCAGGAAAATTCAAAGGCCAGCCAGGACAAGCTTACAGAGCTTAGAATGACTACTAGAGAAAGTATAACTGCTATTGATGGCATTGTTGAATTGATTGGTAACACTAATACTGCAGTTACGACTATTAGCGAAGCTGTTTCTATTATCGATGCAATTGCAGCTCAGACTAATTTGTTGTCTTTGAACGCAAGTATTGAGGCTGCTCGTGCTGGCGAAGCAGGAAAAGGCTTTGCAGTTGTTGCAGATGAAATTAGACAATTGGCTGATCAGTCAGCAGAAGCTGCACAGAATATCCAGGAGGCTATGAAGGGACTTTCTTCTGATTCCAATAAGACAATGGAAGAGGCTGGACAGGTTCAGGAGACTATGACTACACAACGTCATACTATTCATAGAACAATCGAACAAGTTGATAGCTTAATTGAAGATATTAATAAATCTATCACCTTGACGAAAGACATTGTATCTAATGTACATAAGACTGAGGAAGCAAGTAATTTGATTTCAGATACTATTTCTTCACTTTCTTCGATTTCCGAAGAGAATGCAGCAAGTTCAGAAGAAACAAAAGCTTCTATGACGGAATTAGCAGATACAATGGAGGCTCTCACCACTAAAGCCGCTAGCCTAAATAAGGTTGCACATACTCTTGAGGAAGAAATGGCATTCTTCCAATAA
- a CDS encoding SEC-C metal-binding domain-containing protein, producing MSLLENWQKVAYNQNQSQADLQRFWQNYFLLEKGIYEQLLDDPDTEVKGTVKELAEKYKIDVMPMVGFLDGINESLVTPNPIETMEEDTVVSLKFDKEKLFKNMIDAKADWLYGLPQWEQIFDEDKRKALTKEAKNMHTIIRSEKKVGRNDPCPCGSGKKYKHCCMNKK from the coding sequence ATGAGTTTACTAGAAAATTGGCAGAAGGTTGCCTACAATCAGAATCAGTCACAGGCTGATTTACAGAGATTTTGGCAGAATTATTTTCTTTTAGAGAAAGGCATTTACGAGCAGTTACTTGACGATCCTGATACAGAGGTAAAGGGTACTGTTAAGGAGCTCGCCGAGAAATATAAAATCGATGTTATGCCTATGGTTGGTTTCTTAGATGGCATCAATGAATCACTTGTTACACCAAACCCTATCGAGACAATGGAAGAGGATACAGTTGTTTCTCTTAAGTTCGATAAGGAAAAGCTTTTCAAGAACATGATTGATGCAAAGGCTGATTGGCTTTATGGTCTTCCACAGTGGGAGCAGATTTTTGATGAGGACAAGAGAAAGGCTCTTACAAAGGAAGCTAAGAATATGCACACAATCATTCGTTCAGAGAAAAAGGTTGGACGTAATGATCCATGTCCATGTGGCTCTGGAAAGAAGTATAAGCACTGCTGCATGAACAAAAAATAA
- a CDS encoding DHH family phosphoesterase, translating into MIDNLHELLANAKTVGISGHIRPDGDCVGSCLAMYNYIVTYYPNVEAHVYLDPIPNIFKFLKNADKIQDIHTVSDDTVFDLYIALDCSEGSRLGDAFNFFEKAKHTVCIDHHFSNNGFSEFSYIIPDDSSTCELVYNQIGKEKITKDIAECLYLGIIHDTGVFQYSCTTEATMAAAGFLMTKGIDYPKICTDTYFAKTMIQNRMLGKALLGCKTYLDGKVIAAVITAEDMAEFGAESKHLEGIVQQLRDTTGVEVAVFLYELADGDFKGSTRATGDVDLTVITGVYGGGGHKKAAGFSVDTDRPWDVIDNIVSMVEKQLKELGLY; encoded by the coding sequence ATGATAGATAATTTACATGAGCTTTTGGCAAATGCAAAGACAGTAGGTATAAGCGGGCACATCAGACCTGACGGAGATTGCGTAGGTTCTTGCCTTGCTATGTACAATTATATAGTTACTTACTATCCTAATGTGGAAGCTCATGTTTATCTTGATCCCATTCCAAACATTTTCAAATTTTTAAAGAATGCTGATAAGATTCAGGATATACATACTGTTTCAGATGACACTGTTTTCGATTTATATATAGCTCTTGATTGTTCAGAGGGCTCAAGACTTGGAGATGCTTTTAATTTCTTTGAGAAAGCAAAGCATACAGTGTGTATCGATCATCATTTCAGCAATAATGGATTTTCGGAATTTAGCTACATTATTCCAGATGACAGTTCTACATGCGAATTAGTCTATAATCAAATTGGTAAGGAGAAAATCACTAAGGATATTGCAGAATGCCTATATTTAGGAATCATCCACGATACAGGTGTTTTCCAATATTCATGTACTACAGAAGCTACTATGGCGGCTGCAGGCTTCCTTATGACTAAGGGCATCGATTATCCAAAAATTTGCACTGACACATATTTTGCTAAGACAATGATTCAAAATCGTATGCTTGGTAAGGCTTTATTGGGGTGCAAAACATACCTTGATGGCAAGGTAATTGCAGCTGTTATTACAGCTGAGGATATGGCAGAATTTGGTGCTGAAAGCAAGCATTTGGAAGGCATTGTTCAACAGCTTCGTGATACAACAGGTGTTGAGGTTGCTGTATTTTTATATGAGCTTGCTGATGGAGATTTCAAGGGAAGCACTAGAGCAACTGGAGATGTAGATTTAACAGTTATAACAGGTGTTTACGGAGGCGGCGGCCACAAAAAAGCAGCTGGCTTTTCAGTAGATACCGATAGACCATGGGACGTTATCGATAATATCGTTTCTATGGTTGAAAAACAGCTTAAAGAGTTAGGATTATATTAA
- the aroA gene encoding 3-phosphoshikimate 1-carboxyvinyltransferase → MTITKVKSLKGEITVPGDKSISHRGVMFGAISEGITELTGFLDGADCRSTISCFKAMGIDITQEHDHVVIHGKGLKGLSAPSKMLDVGNSGTTTRLISGILAGQKFISSLNGDESIQKRPMGRIITPLTSMGAHIKSIKDNGCAPLEIGGAPLHAIHYDSPVASAQVKSCVLLAGLYADGVTSVTEPVISRNHTELMLKGFGADIKSEGLTASIAGGPRLIGQKITVPGDISSAAYFIVAGLICPNADLLIKNVNTNPTRAGIIQVAKNMGGNIELLNERIVSGEPVADIHVSSSDLHGCEVSGEIIPTLIDELPVIAVMAACANGTTVIKDAAELKVKESDRIATVTENLKKMGCDITPTEDGMIIVGGNPLQGALISTYKDHRIAMSFAIAGLVADGETSFDDEGCCVISYPDFFETLKALS, encoded by the coding sequence ATGACTATTACAAAAGTAAAAAGCTTAAAGGGCGAAATAACAGTTCCAGGTGACAAGTCTATTAGCCACCGCGGTGTAATGTTTGGAGCTATTTCCGAAGGAATTACTGAGCTTACAGGATTCTTGGATGGCGCTGACTGCCGTAGCACAATCAGTTGCTTTAAGGCTATGGGCATTGATATCACTCAAGAACATGATCATGTAGTTATTCATGGAAAGGGTCTAAAAGGACTATCCGCACCTTCAAAAATGCTTGATGTAGGAAACAGCGGAACTACCACCAGATTGATTTCAGGAATTCTTGCAGGACAAAAATTTATTAGTTCTTTAAATGGTGATGAATCTATACAAAAGAGACCTATGGGACGTATCATAACCCCGCTTACAAGTATGGGCGCTCATATCAAATCAATTAAAGATAATGGTTGTGCTCCTCTAGAAATAGGAGGCGCTCCACTACATGCAATTCACTATGACTCACCTGTTGCCAGCGCCCAGGTTAAATCCTGCGTACTTTTGGCTGGATTGTATGCAGACGGTGTTACTTCAGTAACTGAGCCAGTTATCTCTCGAAATCACACAGAATTGATGCTAAAGGGATTCGGTGCCGATATCAAATCAGAAGGATTAACAGCATCAATAGCTGGCGGTCCAAGACTAATTGGTCAAAAAATTACAGTACCTGGAGACATCTCCTCTGCTGCTTATTTCATTGTTGCAGGTTTAATTTGTCCTAACGCAGATTTACTTATCAAAAACGTAAATACGAATCCAACCCGAGCAGGCATTATTCAGGTTGCAAAGAATATGGGCGGAAACATTGAATTATTAAATGAGCGCATAGTTTCAGGAGAACCAGTTGCTGATATTCATGTAAGTTCAAGCGATTTACATGGTTGCGAAGTATCCGGTGAAATCATACCTACTCTTATTGATGAACTTCCTGTTATTGCTGTTATGGCAGCATGTGCTAACGGCACCACTGTTATAAAGGATGCAGCAGAGCTTAAAGTAAAAGAAAGTGACCGTATTGCTACAGTCACCGAAAATCTTAAAAAAATGGGTTGTGACATCACACCAACCGAAGATGGAATGATAATTGTTGGAGGGAATCCTTTACAAGGAGCATTGATTAGCACATACAAAGATCATCGTATTGCAATGTCTTTCGCTATTGCAGGCCTTGTTGCCGATGGTGAGACCTCATTTGATGATGAAGGATGCTGTGTAATCTCATATCCAGATTTCTTTGAAACATTAAAAGCACTATCGTAA
- a CDS encoding C40 family peptidase, with amino-acid sequence MKKRIISAFSLVCATALIFDYCIDTKNNIDVASDTDASSTAIAGVMTAGAVDLASLESVSVTDSDAVATAKSLGDIYGYTNIGICNVSEGNLNIRESADTEGKLVGKFPANAACEIVSTEGDWSYIKSGEVEGYVLSEYLLTGDEAWEKAAELAEYVATSNTGGLRVRVEPNTDCEIIYQLADGEEVAILDNTQDDDWIKVDVDGDEGYVSAEYVDVDLSLKTAMTLTEARYGAGVSDVRTAICDYALQFVGNRYVWGGTSLTNGCDCSGFTMQIMAQYGVYLSHSSRAQANEGTTVSTSELKPGDLIFYGKGSYINHVAIYIGGGQIVHASNKRDGIKISNYTYRTPIKCVRVIYD; translated from the coding sequence ATGAAAAAGCGCATTATTTCGGCTTTCTCATTAGTTTGTGCTACGGCACTTATTTTTGATTATTGTATCGATACAAAAAATAATATAGATGTTGCTTCTGATACTGATGCTTCTAGCACAGCTATTGCTGGCGTTATGACAGCCGGTGCGGTAGATTTGGCTTCACTAGAGTCGGTTTCTGTTACAGATTCAGATGCTGTTGCTACAGCAAAATCACTCGGTGATATTTATGGCTACACAAATATTGGTATTTGTAATGTATCTGAAGGAAACTTAAACATTCGCGAGTCAGCAGATACAGAAGGTAAGCTTGTTGGTAAGTTTCCAGCAAATGCTGCCTGCGAAATTGTTAGCACTGAGGGCGATTGGAGCTATATCAAGTCAGGCGAGGTAGAAGGATATGTTTTATCTGAGTATCTATTGACTGGCGATGAGGCCTGGGAAAAGGCTGCAGAGCTTGCAGAATACGTTGCTACATCAAATACTGGTGGTCTTCGTGTTCGTGTAGAGCCTAACACTGATTGTGAGATTATTTATCAGCTTGCTGACGGTGAGGAAGTAGCTATTCTTGACAATACTCAGGACGATGATTGGATTAAGGTAGACGTAGACGGAGATGAGGGTTATGTATCAGCAGAATATGTTGATGTAGATCTTTCTCTTAAGACTGCTATGACACTTACAGAAGCTAGATATGGCGCGGGTGTTTCTGATGTTCGTACAGCTATTTGTGACTATGCGCTTCAGTTTGTAGGTAATAGATATGTTTGGGGTGGTACATCCCTTACTAATGGTTGCGACTGTTCTGGATTTACAATGCAGATCATGGCTCAGTATGGTGTTTATCTATCACACTCATCTAGGGCTCAGGCCAATGAAGGTACAACCGTTTCTACATCTGAGTTAAAGCCAGGAGATTTAATTTTCTATGGAAAGGGAAGCTACATTAACCACGTAGCAATTTACATTGGTGGTGGTCAGATTGTACATGCTTCAAACAAGCGTGATGGAATAAAGATTTCCAACTATACATACAGAACACCTATCAAGTGTGTCAGAGTTATTTATGATTAG
- the truB gene encoding tRNA pseudouridine(55) synthase TruB, which produces MNSGIINVYKEAGYTSFDVVARLRGILKIKKIGHTGTLDPDATGVLPVCVGKATKLCDMLTDKDKVYECVMQLGIETDTYDMSGRILNRKSVDVTEEQVKNTLDSFVGDIMQVPPMYSALKVNGKKLYELARAGKEVERKPRPVQVFSIDIISMELPLVTIRVHCGKGTYIRSICHDVGEALGCGCAMKSLVRTKVSMFDISDAHTLDEIERIVKAGNIDGIMMPIDHAFEGMGTVFVVPTEDAIKHAINGAPIPDTHVFAEAVSSFEEENKYRIYLPDNRFLGVYTYRDSIFTLEKFFLEGTE; this is translated from the coding sequence ATGAATAGTGGCATAATCAATGTCTATAAAGAAGCCGGGTATACTTCATTTGATGTGGTTGCCAGGCTTCGTGGTATATTAAAAATAAAAAAAATCGGACATACTGGCACTCTTGATCCAGACGCCACAGGTGTGCTTCCGGTTTGTGTTGGCAAAGCTACTAAGCTTTGCGATATGCTTACAGATAAAGATAAGGTTTACGAGTGTGTCATGCAGCTTGGTATTGAGACTGATACCTACGATATGAGTGGTCGTATTCTAAATCGCAAATCTGTAGATGTGACAGAGGAACAGGTTAAAAACACCTTGGATTCCTTTGTTGGTGATATCATGCAGGTTCCACCTATGTATTCTGCATTAAAGGTTAATGGCAAAAAGCTTTATGAGCTTGCCAGAGCCGGTAAGGAGGTTGAAAGAAAGCCTCGTCCTGTTCAGGTTTTTAGCATAGATATTATTTCTATGGAATTGCCATTAGTTACAATAAGAGTTCATTGCGGCAAAGGCACCTATATTAGGTCTATCTGTCATGATGTAGGAGAGGCATTAGGCTGTGGTTGCGCCATGAAGTCTCTTGTTCGTACAAAAGTGAGCATGTTTGATATTAGTGATGCTCACACCTTAGATGAAATAGAGCGAATAGTTAAAGCAGGCAATATCGATGGCATTATGATGCCTATAGATCATGCCTTTGAGGGAATGGGGACTGTATTTGTTGTTCCTACTGAGGACGCTATTAAGCATGCTATAAACGGTGCTCCAATTCCTGATACTCACGTTTTTGCAGAAGCTGTAAGCTCATTTGAAGAGGAAAATAAATATAGAATTTACTTACCTGATAATAGATTTTTGGGAGTATATACTTACAGGGATTCTATCTTTACATTGGAGAAGTTCTTTCTCGAAGGAACGGAATAA
- a CDS encoding ZIP family metal transporter encodes MNINVILGILIPFVGTSLGAGMVFILKDEISDRLQKILTGFAAGVMVAASFWSLLSPALESSEYLGKLSFLPAAIGFLIGTGFLLFLDCVTPHMHMDKQDEGPHSRLQRTTKLILAVTLHNIPEGMAVGVVFAGVKSGQVGITATGALALSIGIAIQNFPEGAIVSMPLLSEGMPKHKTFLWGVLSGIVEPIAAFITIVAAGLVVPLMPYFLSFAAGAMMYVVVEELIPEMSEGKHSNLGTIAFSIGFVLMMVLDVALG; translated from the coding sequence ATGAATATAAATGTAATACTTGGAATTTTAATACCATTTGTTGGAACAAGCCTTGGTGCTGGAATGGTATTTATATTAAAAGATGAGATTTCTGATAGATTACAAAAGATTCTTACAGGCTTTGCAGCTGGAGTAATGGTTGCGGCTTCATTTTGGAGTTTACTTTCCCCAGCACTTGAGAGTAGTGAGTATCTAGGTAAGCTGTCTTTTTTGCCAGCCGCTATAGGTTTTCTTATTGGTACAGGGTTTTTGCTTTTCCTGGATTGCGTTACACCTCATATGCATATGGATAAGCAGGACGAAGGTCCTCATAGCAGACTGCAAAGAACCACAAAATTAATATTGGCTGTGACTCTTCATAATATTCCAGAAGGCATGGCTGTTGGTGTTGTTTTTGCAGGAGTTAAATCAGGCCAAGTAGGAATTACAGCAACTGGAGCTTTGGCACTTTCTATAGGTATAGCGATACAGAACTTTCCTGAAGGAGCAATTGTATCGATGCCTCTTTTATCTGAAGGTATGCCTAAGCACAAAACATTTTTATGGGGTGTTTTGTCAGGTATAGTGGAACCTATTGCTGCATTTATTACAATTGTAGCGGCAGGATTAGTTGTTCCGTTAATGCCATATTTTCTTTCATTTGCTGCTGGTGCGATGATGTATGTGGTTGTAGAAGAGTTGATTCCTGAAATGTCTGAAGGAAAACATTCGAACCTTGGAACGATTGCTTTTTCTATCGGTTTTGTTCTGATGATGGTTCTTGATGTTGCTCTAGGATGA
- a CDS encoding bifunctional riboflavin kinase/FAD synthetase has protein sequence MEYLHSLFDAKISTPTAITVGKFDGIHKGHHLLTSDIISKSKDGLSSCLVTFTNTPRAIVSNDKTPSLITNKERVFMLENNGLDYLVECPFDAKLMETAPECFIKLLVDNLNMKYMVVGADFTFGYKGAGNVELLKKLSKEFDFELKVYDKIQKNNRDISSTYIREELKEGHIDIVNDMLGYDYFVWGEVVHGAHLGTKIGIPTINIMPEKTKLVPKFGVYATSIDFDGRIYHGVTNVGTKPSVQDEKIVGIETHILDYNGDLYGKYVRVAFHTFIRPEQKFGSVEELKNQMNKDKATAKAYFNR, from the coding sequence ATGGAATATTTACATTCATTATTTGACGCTAAAATTTCTACTCCTACAGCAATCACTGTAGGCAAGTTTGATGGTATTCATAAGGGACATCATCTTTTAACTTCTGATATTATCAGCAAATCAAAGGATGGACTTAGTTCATGTCTTGTGACATTTACAAATACTCCAAGAGCCATTGTTTCAAATGATAAAACACCTTCTCTTATTACAAATAAAGAGAGAGTGTTTATGCTTGAAAATAACGGCTTAGATTATTTGGTTGAATGTCCGTTTGATGCAAAGCTTATGGAAACTGCCCCAGAATGCTTTATAAAGCTTCTAGTCGACAATCTAAATATGAAATATATGGTTGTTGGCGCTGATTTTACTTTTGGTTACAAGGGTGCAGGTAATGTTGAACTTCTTAAAAAGCTTTCTAAGGAGTTTGATTTTGAATTAAAGGTTTATGACAAGATTCAAAAGAACAACCGTGATATAAGCAGTACTTATATTCGCGAAGAGCTTAAGGAAGGTCATATCGATATAGTTAATGATATGTTAGGATATGACTATTTCGTATGGGGCGAAGTGGTACACGGTGCTCATTTAGGTACTAAAATTGGTATTCCAACAATCAATATTATGCCTGAAAAGACAAAGCTGGTGCCTAAATTCGGTGTTTATGCAACCTCCATTGATTTTGATGGAAGAATATATCATGGTGTTACCAATGTTGGCACAAAACCATCTGTTCAAGATGAAAAAATAGTTGGAATTGAAACCCATATCCTTGATTATAACGGAGACTTATATGGAAAATACGTAAGGGTAGCTTTCCATACATTCATCAGACCAGAGCAGAAATTTGGTTCAGTAGAAGAGCTTAAAAATCAAATGAATAAGGATAAAGCAACTGCAAAAGCATATTTCAATAGATAA
- the rbfA gene encoding 30S ribosome-binding factor RbfA yields MRKNSVKNTRINEEVMRELSNIIRLEVKDPRISPVTSVVSVEVAPDLKTCKAYISVLGDDEAARKTLEGLKSSAGFIRRELAHRVNLRNTPEITFVSDQSIAYAAKMSKLIDEVNAPLHEREQNGEEN; encoded by the coding sequence ATGAGAAAAAATTCAGTTAAAAATACACGTATAAACGAAGAAGTTATGCGTGAGCTTAGCAATATTATTCGTCTTGAGGTAAAGGATCCTCGCATTTCACCAGTTACATCCGTTGTATCTGTTGAGGTCGCTCCTGACCTTAAGACTTGCAAGGCTTATATTTCAGTTCTTGGGGATGATGAGGCTGCCAGAAAGACTCTCGAGGGTCTTAAAAGCTCTGCTGGATTCATCCGCAGAGAGCTTGCTCACAGAGTAAATCTTAGAAACACTCCAGAGATTACTTTTGTTAGTGATCAGTCTATTGCATATGCTGCAAAGATGAGCAAGCTTATTGATGAAGTCAATGCTCCTCTTCATGAAAGAGAGCAGAACGGCGAAGAAAACTAA